A window of the Zeugodacus cucurbitae isolate PBARC_wt_2022May chromosome 2, idZeuCucr1.2, whole genome shotgun sequence genome harbors these coding sequences:
- the LOC105218427 gene encoding putative aminopeptidase W07G4.4 isoform X1, translating to MVADTLLPCSVKIAKLIQKSSCDVLCIIDRQVPPELVEQFGENRAFDKAFDSVVSCFKSNKLDLPIVYSPVQELTDYHDVRTYQKAAAKSLERAIKAGFKSPLLLVPASNRFSNAELCTVLGALDQLYVPIQLREDVPQQAKRIKELSLLINTPRAEEIIKDALVLESGRMVARDIGVGDPERMAPPRVEDYVNSVLSSLKKEVISDLNVLQEDYPLFAAVNRAANQVSRHRGRIIFLEYVPPQPARKTLMLVGKGVTYDTGGADIKAGGVMAGMSRDKCGAAAVAGFMQIVNEQKPADVHVFAALCMVRNSVGEESYVSDEIYTSRAGVRIRIGNTDAEGRMCMADALCRMKEIAVERKLPDPHLFTIATLTGHACISAGDGYSIAIDNSVAQKAGHARLLQETGQSFGEPFEVSVLRPDDFDFNKGKVIGEDLVQANNAPSTRTPRGHQIPAAFLIQATGLDKHGLESSVPLKYTHIDVAASACVFPEVPTAAPIVALAKTHL from the exons ACTCTTGCCGTGCAGCGTGAAAATCGCTAAACTCATACAAAAGTCCAGTTGTGATGTACTCTGTATCATCGATCGTCAAGTGCCGCCAGAGTTGGTGGAGCAGTTCGGTGAAAATCGCGCATTTGATAAGGCTTTTGATAGTGTGGTTTCATGTTTTAAATCAAACAAGCTGGACTTGCCCATAGTTTATTCGCCCGTACAGGAATTGACAGATTATCATGATGTGCGCACTTATCAGAAAGCCGCAGCCAAGTCATTGGAGCGCGCCATTAAG GCTGGCTTCAAGTCGCCTTTGCTGTTGGTGCCTGCCAGCAATCGCTTCTCCAATGCCGAACTTTGCACCGTACTGGGTGCTTTGGATCAATTATATGTT CCGATTCAACTGCGCGAAGATGTGCCCCAGCAGGCGAAGCGTATTAAGGAACTATCACTTTTGATTAATACTCCCAGAGCTGAAGAAATAATAAAGGATGCTTTGGTTTTGGAGTCAGGTCGTATGGTAGCACGCGATATTG GTGTTGGCGATCCAGAACGCATGGCGCCACCTCGCGTCGAAGACTACGTCAACAGCGTACTGTCGTCGCTGAAGAAGGAAGTGATTAGTGATTTGAATGTGTTGCAAGAGGATTATCCACTTTTCGCCGCCGTCAATCGTGCTGCCAATCAAGTTAGTCGTCATCGCGGCCGCATCATCTTCCTGGAGTATGTGCCACCACAACCGGCACGCAAGACCCTCATGTTGGTGGGTAAGGGTGTCACCTACGACACCGGTGGCGCTGACATTAAGGCCGGCGGTGTGATGGCCGGTATGTCGCGTGACAAGTGTGGTGCCGCCGCTGTTGCTGGCTTCATGCAG ATTGTCAATGAGCAAAAGCCTGCCGATGTGCATGTCTTTGCTGCACTGTGCATGGTACGCAATTCCGTTGGTGAAGAATCTTATGTATCCGATGAGATTTATACCTCACGCGCCGGTGTACGCATACGCATTGGCAACACCGATGCCGAGGGTCGCATGTGCATGGCGGATGCTTTGTGTCGCATGAAGGAGATCGCCGTGGAACGCAAACTGCCCGATCCACATCTCTTCACTATTGCTACATTGACCGGCCATGCCTGTATCTCAGCTGGTGATGGTTACTCGATTGCCATTGACAATAGTGTGGCTCAAAAGGCTGGACATGCACGTCTGTTGCAAGAGACTGGTCAGTCATTTGGTGAACCCTTCGAGGTGTCCGTATTGCGTCCAGATGATTTCGATTTCAACAAGGGTAAAGTGATCGGTGAAGATCTTGTGCAAGCCAACAATGCACCATCGACACGCACACCCCGAGGACACCAg aTTCCAGCCGCATTTCTCATTCAGGCCACTGGCTTGGACAAGCATGGTCTAGAGTCCAGCGTACCACTCAAGTACACACACATCGATGTCGCTGCCAGCGCTTGCGTATTCCCAGAAGTACCAACCGCCGCACCCATTGTGGCCTTGGCTAAGACCCACTTGTAG
- the LOC105218427 gene encoding putative aminopeptidase W07G4.4 isoform X2 translates to MGIERLLPCSVKIAKLIQKSSCDVLCIIDRQVPPELVEQFGENRAFDKAFDSVVSCFKSNKLDLPIVYSPVQELTDYHDVRTYQKAAAKSLERAIKAGFKSPLLLVPASNRFSNAELCTVLGALDQLYVPIQLREDVPQQAKRIKELSLLINTPRAEEIIKDALVLESGRMVARDIGVGDPERMAPPRVEDYVNSVLSSLKKEVISDLNVLQEDYPLFAAVNRAANQVSRHRGRIIFLEYVPPQPARKTLMLVGKGVTYDTGGADIKAGGVMAGMSRDKCGAAAVAGFMQIVNEQKPADVHVFAALCMVRNSVGEESYVSDEIYTSRAGVRIRIGNTDAEGRMCMADALCRMKEIAVERKLPDPHLFTIATLTGHACISAGDGYSIAIDNSVAQKAGHARLLQETGQSFGEPFEVSVLRPDDFDFNKGKVIGEDLVQANNAPSTRTPRGHQIPAAFLIQATGLDKHGLESSVPLKYTHIDVAASACVFPEVPTAAPIVALAKTHL, encoded by the exons ACTCTTGCCGTGCAGCGTGAAAATCGCTAAACTCATACAAAAGTCCAGTTGTGATGTACTCTGTATCATCGATCGTCAAGTGCCGCCAGAGTTGGTGGAGCAGTTCGGTGAAAATCGCGCATTTGATAAGGCTTTTGATAGTGTGGTTTCATGTTTTAAATCAAACAAGCTGGACTTGCCCATAGTTTATTCGCCCGTACAGGAATTGACAGATTATCATGATGTGCGCACTTATCAGAAAGCCGCAGCCAAGTCATTGGAGCGCGCCATTAAG GCTGGCTTCAAGTCGCCTTTGCTGTTGGTGCCTGCCAGCAATCGCTTCTCCAATGCCGAACTTTGCACCGTACTGGGTGCTTTGGATCAATTATATGTT CCGATTCAACTGCGCGAAGATGTGCCCCAGCAGGCGAAGCGTATTAAGGAACTATCACTTTTGATTAATACTCCCAGAGCTGAAGAAATAATAAAGGATGCTTTGGTTTTGGAGTCAGGTCGTATGGTAGCACGCGATATTG GTGTTGGCGATCCAGAACGCATGGCGCCACCTCGCGTCGAAGACTACGTCAACAGCGTACTGTCGTCGCTGAAGAAGGAAGTGATTAGTGATTTGAATGTGTTGCAAGAGGATTATCCACTTTTCGCCGCCGTCAATCGTGCTGCCAATCAAGTTAGTCGTCATCGCGGCCGCATCATCTTCCTGGAGTATGTGCCACCACAACCGGCACGCAAGACCCTCATGTTGGTGGGTAAGGGTGTCACCTACGACACCGGTGGCGCTGACATTAAGGCCGGCGGTGTGATGGCCGGTATGTCGCGTGACAAGTGTGGTGCCGCCGCTGTTGCTGGCTTCATGCAG ATTGTCAATGAGCAAAAGCCTGCCGATGTGCATGTCTTTGCTGCACTGTGCATGGTACGCAATTCCGTTGGTGAAGAATCTTATGTATCCGATGAGATTTATACCTCACGCGCCGGTGTACGCATACGCATTGGCAACACCGATGCCGAGGGTCGCATGTGCATGGCGGATGCTTTGTGTCGCATGAAGGAGATCGCCGTGGAACGCAAACTGCCCGATCCACATCTCTTCACTATTGCTACATTGACCGGCCATGCCTGTATCTCAGCTGGTGATGGTTACTCGATTGCCATTGACAATAGTGTGGCTCAAAAGGCTGGACATGCACGTCTGTTGCAAGAGACTGGTCAGTCATTTGGTGAACCCTTCGAGGTGTCCGTATTGCGTCCAGATGATTTCGATTTCAACAAGGGTAAAGTGATCGGTGAAGATCTTGTGCAAGCCAACAATGCACCATCGACACGCACACCCCGAGGACACCAg aTTCCAGCCGCATTTCTCATTCAGGCCACTGGCTTGGACAAGCATGGTCTAGAGTCCAGCGTACCACTCAAGTACACACACATCGATGTCGCTGCCAGCGCTTGCGTATTCCCAGAAGTACCAACCGCCGCACCCATTGTGGCCTTGGCTAAGACCCACTTGTAG